The genomic DNA GTCTTAATAATACAGctacaacacatgcactaaacATTCTTTACTTTGATGTTATATTTTTGTCAGctcataaaaatgaaaagttttTCTCAAAAACTAAGCTTTGAACACTGAACATTGATTTATTCTAGTATTTAAAGGTTttgcaaaacattttcatatttataattttaagGGTTAAACTatgatgtttttgtatttgctgagatatttgtaaaacaaccctttagtattattatttttgtggtttattgcacttttttccAGTCAACATAGACATAAATCTACACATATTcaaagtttaaaatgtattgtgtgaaaaatactcaaaaaaatatatctgaccataaacaaatcggtggctgtctgtggttttatgacagtaagaagtgttcttttatttggtctgttccttatttggagtggttagcattagctcttagcccagtcggtgtgttagcttagcatagttagctttagttgagtttccagttcataatcattgctacaggttcatctctgtccctgtgtttgtggaactttgggtggacatGACAGAGGAACTTGAATGGCTttcctttgttggatggttgtctggttttaaccaagtagcggtccatgatgtaataaaataaatgtgagagGGATTCTGGTTTATTATTACAAAAGCTGCATTTTTTGTCGGTGTCTAAAAGTTTGGAGAAATACAAATTGGATGGAAAAATATTGTATAAGATTTTCTTTAATCctgttattaaaacaaaatttgtAAGGCAGTGTCCAAGCCTTTTCtcaattaatgtttgtaaaaaggTTTCACCAAAAGGCCTTTTTTCCTGGAGATATTTTCCTCTTTTCGTGAAATGTATTctgtatatgtttgtttgtgcacTTTCAGTCCATGATATTTAAACCATTTACCATTAGAAGACGTTCCACTCTTAGGGTTTCTTGAAACTGAAGATGACTTTTCATTAAAAGGAATAAATCACCAGGAATAACTTTGGTTACAATGTTAAATTCTTTGCTAGTAACAGGGAATGATTTGATTAGGAGGAAACGCTTATAGCTTAGTAATGCTTCTTCAGAGTCAAAGAGATCACTTATAGAAATAACACCTCAATCAACCCAGTTTTGTCTAAATGTTGTTTTCCTTCTGATcgaaatgttttcattattccAAATTATAGATTTGTGTGGGGAGAAATTGTGAGTGTAACATATTTTCCAAGCCAGAATAGCCTGTTGATAAAATTTACATAATTGTAAAGTTAATTTTGGCTATATTGTAATTACAAGTGAGTAGAAAACGAAGACCACCAAGgttgttaaatatattatttggaATAAAATACCAGATAGAATTGGGAGTTTTGAGACATTCCTTTatctatttaattttaaaaatatagttCAAATCAACAAAATGTAACAGTTCAAAACCCCATTCTTTCTTGGATCCTGaaagtttatctttttttttatatatcgtgctttttattttttcaagtaaagttgaaaaatatttgGTTCATTTCTTTAGACGTTGATTCCTGAACAAATAGAGATAAAGCAGGATATATTAGTCTAGAGATACCTTCAGCTTTCCTTAGGAAAATTCTTCCAAACATTGTCAAATCACGTTGGAGCCACatgttcataatattttgtgttttcttaagTCGTGGAAGaaagttttgttgttgtctagTCATCATGTTTTTTGTGATTGACAGTTTTCTTGAATGGTATATTACATACATTCTCACTATCTGAGGTGGCGGTTGACGGTCGCCCTTGCACCAgtgggggggcattgccccgtggcctGCGCTGTCtggtggggggcggggcctgggctgctgttcttgcgccggctggggctgtgcggtcctgctgggctgtagCCAGTTCGTGGGCTGTGATGGGGTGGCACCCCCAACGGGGGCTTGGCCCAGGGGCTAGGGCTCATTGCGCGGGCAGTATCGAGAAAAGGCGATCTGGCACACTCTGGGGTGTTCAGTCGGTGCACCTGGGGGCCAGAGGTGCGACTTGGTGCCCTAGGCAGCTATGGCCATGGTCGTCGTCCCTGGGGGGGGGGCTGCTGTCTCGGCTGCTTCTGTtctgggtccttctggcctggggtccggtccctgctggctctgggcacGGAAGGTACTAAAAACTTCTTTTCTCCCATCTTCAGTGGTTTCATTGAGGGATTCTGGGAGGTTCAAAAGCTTCAGGTTCCAACGTCGACTGTACTGTTCAgtttcttcaattttttttatcttgttccAGGAGGTGTTGATTCATCACATGCATTTTGTCATTAGTTGACTTTGTCACATTCTTGTATGGCATTATAGAAATACGGGCCTGTTTAAGACGTCAGTTTGTCGTATCTTCTATTGAGTTTACAGCATCAGTGCCCAAAACATTACGGAGCTCAGGTGAAACGATGCTCACCGGACGCTATCTTGGCTTCCCcccttgttttgtgttgttgtataACAAGTTTACAGTCAGGATTTGACATGTGTGAATTgaagattcttcttctttttgggaTTTATTGGCAGTTTGCACTCAGGTGCATTACCGCCATCCACTGGTTACAAAACTGACCGAAAGACTGATATTTATTAGgctggactcaaaacgccactcactttgttcttcttcttcttcttgagacgctcagagcccttttttgaaatggagcccgggggcccacctctatttctgtaaatttccaaatgtatggggAAATAGTTTTGTGATATATCGATTCAAAGGCAATTGAACATAGATTATGATTTTATGTTGCACAATTTGAATTGTTTTactcatttgactgaattctcaggaacgtggtacgtgctattctgcACTGAGATGTTCCGCGGGCCCAGCCGTAGTTAATCTGAACTTGTTCATCAACATTACACATTATGTCTTCTCTCACCATCCATCATAACACTGATTGTATCTCTTTGAATTACTGTAAACAAATATTGAtagttattttccttttcttttattgttttgtttcttgatataattttataataaatgtttttatcaacCAATGAATAAACTTACACTGAACTAAAAGTAAATAGTAATGACAAATCATTATTAGTTTATACATAAATCTTCATACAATAATgaggtggggttttttttggccCTATTGTTCCCGTAaggatgcattattattattattattattattattattatttttttttatttatttatttattcagtttatttccgacatggttgcattcacagtttgttttttttttttttttgtacatgccgaaaaaggagacgagagaagcaggttGCTTATCCGAGTCctgtcccctgttttgaacacagaaaatttacatcagagctcgtctctctggtcaaacattctttggtTCTAAACACANNNNNNNNNNNNNNNNNNNNNNNNNNNNNNNNNNNNNNNNNNNNNNNNNNNNNNNNNNNNNNNNNNNNNNNNNNNNNNNNNNNNNNNNNNNNNNNNNNNNTCTGTGTCACATTATTGCAATAGCTATGCTGGACCCCTACACTGCACCATTATAGATCTGTACATTAAGATTTAAAGTGTACTAAAGATGTCACATATACAGATTTTCTCGCTACAATTATTGTCAGAGAATTAATTGCGATATTATGATCATCAcgattatttttgcttttttttactgtattttcacactatatattgaataattaaagtCACATGAACACTTCTTATAGGTCttgaatattcatttattttcctttctttgatactctaataacaaaataatgtatCAACAATCGAAAATAAACAGAGtacaagaaaaatgtaaataatcccatttttaaatcccggaatttaaaaacaaatcatatcTGCTGTGAAAACTATTAACTACAGTATGTCTCCCACAAAGTATAAATCATATAAAGGATAAAGGAGCTGTctatgaaaatatataaatattgaaaataaataatatattatataataaattaatataaatgaaatatataattatatactatcagaaagaaatatataagttgcagtttaataataaatacatttcatctACTTTTATTTGCCGTGTGCTACATCTTAAATTTGTacagcttttctttcatttatgaatgtataaatatttatcaatttttaatCACATCATTCATATCCTATGACTTGGTTCAcattaatattttgtttcagATGCAGTGAGGAAATGATGTCACTGGCTGGAAAACCAGGGGAATAAACTAGTAAGGCTGGACTGaacgatggatggatggatgagcactatttttgctaaatattttcTTTGTGCAGTACCTCTGCCaactgtaaatattttatttttccatttccgatagcctacagtacctataagtttgaaagtgtcagcattttgtgccttttatagccctaaacatcactatttcctgatacggcagagacgctgcacagtctcactctgctgtaaggcaggaggaggaggagccaggaggaggccacaccctctcccaaaagcacattgttgctctgcctctgttctcatagcgtgtttttaatgtgtttgcagatgCTCAGTCAGTTCCCTAAGATTAAAACCATttaccgtgctatgctaaatgctatacgtacgttcacagtgcattagtgaattgatacagcgtggccgctgctacgttctctagtgggcgggattataacactacagtcaggatgacagcgccaaAGACGAttaagaaactttcttttgaggaaaaacgacagcttttaaaagatggagaccaacacctgagctaccagaccttcagcaaaggtaaggtcagaacattgttcatattttctacagtgaatggtaggattgactttgtggatgttgtcattttctctgtgtttctgtgtttccaacacaaacaacagatgtgctgccgtgtcatgagatatatgttgttgggagagtatggaggctatattaaatagttgtttatgtttctttaatggtgtttattatgttgattttgttagttGGATAAATGCTTGtccatgtggatcttattgggttttttctttcttattatgaattttgtattttaataagcgcattgagatgactttgttgtacattgtgctatacaaataaagttgaattgaattgaattaacgattgccagcagaaacatatgaaattgtcattggtgttgacattggtgggctcgatttgcaacgccctgcctaccctaccctagttctcacggcacgtcactgtcaATAGCataacattttagtcataagtatttaaattaaaaaagaatacttgatgaGGCAAaccaccactagagggcactttaaatgtatatttcttttttatagCAAAGATAtagtgtgcattatatttatcttgtttttttttgtgcaatgctttcctctaataatatcaataatttgtattttgaacctgttactaagatGTAAATTTAAACGctgatgtttttgtatttacagagatatttgtaaaacaaccatttagtattattatttttgtggtttattgcatttttttccagTCAACATAGACATAAATCTACACATATTcaaagtttaaaatgtattgtgtgaaaaatactcaaaaaaaatatattaatacataaaacGTTTTTTATTCTTACTAAGGGCTTActaatatatataaacaaagttcacaaaaattaatattaaaaaaacaaatgaaaatactaaataaaatgtaaattgaagattaaaaaagaaacacaaacttaaaacatatttacatatatacatacacatgtgAATCCAAACATAGATATTCCACATAGATTGTAACGGTGGTGGCATTGAGTAAAGTAATGAGGTCGGAGGATTGTTATAGGACAGtcagtgttggtggtggtggatgGTCACAGGTAGCTGTGAAGAAGCCCTCACTCAGACCAAAGTCTGGATCCAGGGTTGGGGGTACGGTCACTGTGTCCACTTTGACCTCCGCCCCTTCCCCCGACACCGAGGACTCATTGAGATGGTCCTGATGCTGGTACAGATAGTGCTGAGGCGTCTGGAGCTCTGCTACGTTCCCTGTGCCGTTCGTGGTGGTGACACACAGGTCCATGTAGCCGTAGGACAGCTGCTGGTTCATCACGTCTCCCCACCACCTTCCCAGCTCTCCTATTGGTTCCTGCATCCCCTCCATCTCACATTCCAGGGACCTCAGAGCAGCGTTGAGGTCAGAATCTTCCAAGGTGCTACAATCACCACCGAGAACTTCCTCCAACGCTGCTGCCAGAATGTCTACCCTCATGGAGTCTGGTTTAGTGGACAACAGGGGCTTTTGTTCAGGAGTCACATCTTCATTAGCAGAAGTTCTTGCAGTGTCCTGATTGCGCTGAAAACCGTTGTTCCTCCTCAGCGTTCTGGTCCTGCCTTTGAAGATGCCGTTGACGAACATGTCTGCATACTCTGGGTCAATCTGCCAGAAACCTCCCTTGCTGGGCTCGTCTTTTTGTTTGGGGACCTTCCTGAAGCACTTGTTGCGGGACAAGGTTTGACGAATAGAGTTctgtaacaaagacacaataaaaccaagatttattacaaagCCATTGAGCAAATATGAGTAAGTGATGAGAAATGAAGGGAGATGGATACTCAAATAATAAAAGTGGGTGTCACTTACCTTCCAGCTGGGTTCTGCGTGTTTGTAGTAGCAGAAGTTCTCTGTTATCCACTTAAAGATGTCGGACACAGTGACTTTGGGCTGTTTGCTGGCCTGCATGGCCATGCAGATGAGAGAGGCGTGAGAACAAGGTGGTTTGACTTTGGGGTCAGTCTTGTAGaccacctccaccagagggATGGGCTGCTCCTGGATGCGGGGATGGGGACCAACGGTGGAGTCGCTGCCGAGGTACTGAGCCATCCCGGGGGCTGCGGTGTCTCCCACGGCGAGGCTGGACGGAGAGTCGTTGCCAAGGCGTCTGAGGAAGAGCTGCTCCTGGGAGGAGGGACACCCGGGGCCACTGGGCCACTCCGGGTCTGAGCTGAGGATGGAGAAGTCCTGGAGCCAGTGGAGGCTGGTCAGGGTGTCATCAAGGGGGGCAGGTCCAGACCCTTGGACCTGATCCTCCAGGTACATCTCCAACCTGTCCACCTTAAACCTTTTGGCTCGAGGCATTGGAAAGACCGGCATCCTGGTTTGAGACTGAAGATGCTCCAACTGGCATGGAAAATAAAAGATTGgaaaaatcaacacaaaattaaaaaaaaatcctacttCCTGTTTAAACATCATAATAAATCActtccctgtggtctaaatgacatatctgtgctggggtTTGACTCCTATTCAGCCTCAGAAcaaactttaaagttctgctgctggtgtataaatgtgtgaatgggtttggtccagaatacatcagtgagattttAGTCAGATATAAACAGCTTTAATGTCCTGGAAACAAACAGATTCCACACATTAAAAAGATGAaggtaaaactaaatgaaaccttgacctgcatggtcaaaggtcaacagaatacaatcaataaataaacattaatataatttacacaTCATCATTTGCCTCCATAGAATTTAAATATGTCAgtatttatatgtttatttattcacatttatattgaattaatgctaaacatgaatcaatactgtttgtttttaataaattaaattagtaAAAGTTTCACAAAAAGGTTTCCACACTGTTGGAatgatatattaaataaaacaattctgactaaatagtaaatgttaaaatggatTAGATTTAAGTAGAGTTTTATAACAAAGTAgttccaaagtgctttacaatatcagctctcaCACAGGATTAGAACTGAATATGTAActacatttttaatcttattaaacaaactgtatttttttcttttttttacttgattcaggaatttatctgaataaataactatatttacaatattacaaatccAGCAAAATTTACTAGCTTGATTCAGGAATATCAGTGAACTAATCATTAAAGTTTACAATATTACTTCTAACGTTGGTGACAAACCTTGATCACTgctgacatctgctggtcaatgtTTACGGGCTGCTTTTAAAGATATTAGACCTCCTTTAGTCAGTCACTGTTGTAGATCCTGCTGCAAAACTCACACTGCGGTAGATTCTGATCAGCTTTCATCTTTTAGCCtgcgttaccatgactacctgtaaaCATTGGCTCAACTGCCACTAgtgggaaatttaaaaaatgcatgattATGAGCAGGGCTCCTgtagcactacttaataccctaatacttttgttttttagctttaaaaaagtaattttgggGTTAAAAAATCTTGTATCTGTAGAAGTCAATGTGAGCATTAGTTACACTGAGCCAAACAGCGGTgcttatgttaaaataactacttatttattataataaagacaactACAGCCCTCTTAAGACGTAGggtagtgtttgatacatttataatgcataataatggCTTctagaatacataaaaacatgttttacatggtaaacactgctttcagtcATTAAGAGCAATgctgaatttaacatttattcatgaaatttacatcagtttatttaaacaaaatgggaatataatcATGCTTACATTCACCAGTCatctttttacaaaataaataaatacaattaaataaataagtaaaataaattaaaacatttaaaaacaataaaataaaataaatgttaagggTTTAGAGCAGTGATAACTGGTGGGtctggacccaaaagtgggtcgtgaacCTCTACTCGGTGGGTCACGAACAgcaggtcaaaaataaattaacttacAGTCTCTAATTTtggacttttcttttattttgaaagaaacttttcttttgacaggcatgccgTGAAGTGCATGTTGCCCAGGAAAAATATAgattatgtttttgaaaaaaaaaaagattatatatatgtgtgtgttttcaacagttatttttgaaaaactgaatttgaTTTGTTGAATTTTGAGGTATTGAAGATGGCGATATTCTCTCAGGATTAAATGTCATATTTTGGTTCCCCTGGTTGtatattaaaacaattaaattgaatataaCAACATCCTACATTGACTTTgaaagttttcattttgttggtGACTACATGGAAAATATACAGTCTTACAGTAGCAAGAGAGCAACTCTAACACTGATATATAATAATCAATCTGATACtcctacatatatatatatatatatatatatatatatatatatatatatatactataaggCTATATggtgcacttaaaatcctttaattttctcaaaaatcgacagtgtgcCTTATAAACAGGTGCGCCTTATATATGAAAtgaactactgtgcttcaacatactgaactgaaaaagtcagtgtattgttctgtattttatgtgttaaacctgaacaatgttgagagttattgttaatgagttgaataaagtttgacttatctgactattttatttcgcttaatgcgtcttaataataataataataacaaaccagtgcgccttatagtcctaAAAATACGGTAtattatgtttaaaaacaatgtcaataaaaaacaggttaaaatgctttcattcattatttatgtATAATTTACTTTTATACCAGTAGAGGTCTCTGCTTCCTTACTTTGTGTCTTCATATCTGAGTAACAGAAAATTTAAGTCCccgcaggatcttcacttaaatgtcCCTTTGTTTGGGGGGGTTTAGGGAAATTTCATGGGATAATTAGAaggaaatttgccagattttcgaaaaactgagagttctttaaaaaaatttgaaatcaaaaatgactgctgtgatGTGATATGAGAGCTTggaaactgagctctgcaaatattgttgatatTAATTGAATCTTTGTGTTTGGAGGGcctgagatatctacagctgaattagttggtaatttacaaaatatttaatgtatttgaatttgacacatgtgcatTTGACACAGAATATGAAGCTTCAAAGACCTGTTGTTGTGCTGcttctgtttattttcaaattaaaaataaagtaaaatatcaaATTATCCACACATCCCTTTCTTCAGTTCCTCCTCAGAGTTGGttatggaatatatatatatatatatatatatatatgtatatatatattttttttttatttttttaaatcccctTGGCACCAGACCCAAATATTCATGTGCACCCCTGCTCATGGACATATTGTGGTTTTACCTCGTTATGAACAGGAAGTCTTAATAATACAGctacaacacatgcactaaacATTCTTTACTTTGATGTTATATTTTTGTCAGCTCATAAGAATGAAAAGTTTTTCTCAAAAACTAAGCTTTGAACACTGAACATTGATTTATTCTAGTATTTAAAGGTTttgcaaaacattttcatatttataattttaaagGTTAAACTatgatgtttttgtatttgctgagatatttgtaaaacaaccctttagtattattatttttgtggtttattgcactttttccCAGTCAACATAGACATAAATCTACACATATTcaaagtttaaaatgtattgtgtGAAAAATAGTCCAAAAAAGGGATAATTGTcatcttgcatttttttttctctttttttttttttttttgttgtttttctttatttgtaatgcaagtcatttttattatgCATCCATCCacttttcagacccacttgttcctgtttttcagggtcgcagggtttattattattattattattattattattacaaaaaagtgattgcATTTTTTAGGGCCTAACCACGAACACGAAAAATtggatattttgggggaataGCACATGTGAATGACTCAATAGCGCCCccttgaattttttttggggaatgTAATTGCTCCCAGctgggactgatgacatcattactgTGGAGGTAGAActggtgacatcatcactgtggaggtagaactgatgacatAATTGTGGAGGtaaaactgatgacatcatcatcatggcGCCACCTAgcggtaaaaggaaatcataggcattTTTTTTGCACAGAAAATAATCCTTGAAGTTGTTCAACTATTTCTCCAAAATTTAAAACTCCTTCCAGCTTGTCTGCGGATGGTCGGGCCTgactaattttatttttcttacgtactttctcttgtttttttgtttatttttactttttttatttgattttttttccctttctgagtttattcctttatttatttatttcttacttACGTTGTTTCGTTGctattattcatgttttattgtctttgttgattgtatttttataaGTCCTACTGCTCgccgctgattggctgagaggcTGCTGTACAAAGTTTACCGGGTTTTACTGAGTGACTGTGGCACGCGGTGCGCAGAGCTCAGTGTGCAGTAGCAGGgtgtgtgtctgagtgtgtACTAGTGTTAGCGGACAGGTCGGTAAAGGTTTTAAAGTGTGGACCGCGGCCATGTCGAAGCTCAGACCCAGGCTGTGTGTGATGGAGAGGGCTCCCGGCGGCTACGGGTTCCACCTGCACGGGGAGAAGGGCAGGGCGGGCCAGTTCATCCGGCTGGTGGAGGACGACACCCCCGCTTCCAAGgccgggatgctggcgggggacCGGCTGGTGTTCGTTAACGGGGAGGACGTGGAGGGAGAGAGCCACCAACAGGTCGTGGCCCGGATCAGGGCCACTTCCGGTGCTCTGGAGCTGGTTGTAGTGGACCCGGAGACCGAGGCTCTGCTGGAGAAACACAGCCTGAAGTGTAGGAGAGAGTACGTGGAGGACGGGGTCCCGGTGCCCGGGGGGGACAGTGACAGTGAGAGGGGGGACACACGGAGCAACGGCAGCAGGAGGAGCTCCAGCCCCGGCCCAAGGCTGCAGGAGAACGGGGACACTGCTTCGGACCGCTCCGGGAGGCTGAGTGTCGCCTCCAGCTCTAATAAGGTACCGACATGGGCCACGAACCACACCTTTAACATgcttagtttagtttaaagTATAATCTTGTCATTAGATTCCAGTCTGTTTTTAgtttaagtttaaaataaattagaatgCATTCCAgttgttctcaaactggggtctGAGGTCCCCCAGACGTCCTcaagtagggctgcacaattaatcaaatttgaatTGTGATCACGTTTTTTGTCTTAATGCACAACATCACGGTGGATAGCTTTGATGGCTGGTTGTTTTTGATTCAGGCTAGCTCAATTTTGAGCCAAGTTAGATTCAATTTTGCGTAAACGTTCCAAAGTATCTTCCTGCTTTCTTTTGAGTTCATtcatcacatgagtctgagtgttgagagACCTGCTTCGTCtttcagaaatgactggcagccttcccaaaacagctgccagcGTAATATGGActgaaagctgccagctccaatcagcagcatgcctgctaCCATATCATCATGTATACGTCTTCCACGTCCTCGTTTGGACAGGCAAGCTCACCACTGCCCCGTTGTCTTT from Gouania willdenowi chromosome 19, fGouWil2.1, whole genome shotgun sequence includes the following:
- the LOC114481757 gene encoding forkhead box protein J1-B-like, translated to MSAVIKLEHLQSQTRMPVFPMPRAKRFKVDRLEMYLEDQVQGSGPAPLDDTLTSLHWLQDFSILSSDPEWPSGPGCPSSQEQLFLRRLGNDSPSSLAVGDTAAPGMAQYLGSDSTVGPHPRIQEQPIPLVEVVYKTDPKVKPPCSHASLICMAMQASKQPKVTVSDIFKWITENFCYYKHAEPSWKNSIRQTLSRNKCFRKVPKQKDEPSKGGFWQIDPEYADMFVNGIFKGRTRTLRRNNGFQRNQDTARTSANEDVTPEQKPLLSTKPDSMRVDILAAALEEVLGGDCSTLEDSDLNAALRSLECEMEGMQEPIGELGRWWGDVMNQQLSYGYMDLCVTTTNGTGNVAELQTPQHYLYQHQDHLNESSVSGEGAEVKVDTVTVPPTLDPDFGLSEGFFTATCDHPPPPTLTVL